The Bdellovibrionales bacterium region AAATTAGAAATCGTACTGTAGAAAACGACACTTCAGTGCCTTACAAAGAGGGCCAATACTACTATTACACGCGCCTCGAGAAGGGAAAGCAGTACCCCATCTATTGCCGAAAAAAGGGAACGTTAACCGCAGAAGAAGAGATTTATCTCGATGTCAATTCGCTGGCCGCAGGAAAAAAATTTTTTTCGCTGGTTCACTTAGGTGTTTCGCCGAATGGCGAAACACTGGCCTTTGCCACGGATGAGGCAGGTCGGCGTTTCTATACTTTAAAATTTAAAAATCTTAAGACTGGAGAAATGCTCAAAGACCAAATCAAAAACGTGTCGGAGCAGTGGGAGTGGGCGAACGATAATAAGACCGGTTTTTATATTCAGCAAAATCCGACGACCCTTCGATCCGAGAAAGTATATAGATATTCTCTCACCCAGGGAAAATCGACCCCGGTTTATCACGAAAAGGACGAAACCTTTGAGATGACTCTAGAAAAATCGTTGAATCATAAGACGATCTTTATCCATGGCGGAAATTACGACGAGACAGAATCCCAGTACGTGTTTGCCGATAAGCCCGGCGCCCATTTTAAAACCTTCCACAAGCGAGAAAATTTTCATGATTACCAAGTCACTGATGGCGGCGATGGTTTTTATATTCTCACGAATTGGAAAGCGAAAAACTTTCGCATTATGGTCTCAAAGACCGCGGCTACGCCGAAAAATGAATGGCGAGAAGTGATTCCCCATCGCAGTGACGTTTATATTGAGTCCCTGTGGGCCCATAAAGATTATCTCGTGCTTTCTGTGCGCTATCGAGGACTGCTGACTTTCGAAGTCTATAATAAAAAGACGAAGAAAAATTTTCGATTTGAACATAAACCCATCGGCGCGTTTACGGTGCTGGTGGATCCTGTGACGGAGTTTGATTCCAGAGAGGTTCGCTTTGTGGCCTCCTCTCTGATTCAACCGGAAGCGACCAGCGAATTTAATGTGGATTCTCAAACCGTTAAACTGCTTAAAAAAGACGAGATCCCCAATTACGAACCTGAACTTTACGCCACCGAAAGACTCTGGGCCAAGGCTTCCGATGGTACACCGATACCGGTGACTGTTTCGTATAGGAAATCTCATTTTAGAAGCGGAACGAATCCGTTATATGTTTATGCTTACGGGTCCTACGGATTATCGAGCGACCCCGAATTTTTGATTCCCGAGGTGAGCCTCCTCGATCGAGGCTTTGTGTACGCGATCGCTCATGTCCGTGGAGGAATGGAGATGGGTAGGGATTGGTACGACAACGGTCGCATGATGAAAAAGAAAAATACATTTACAGATTTCGTCGAGGCGACGGAACATTTGGTTCGCGCCGGTTACGGACGAGCAGGGCATGTGTATATGGAAGGCCGTAGTGCGGGAGGCCTTTTGGTGGGTGCCGTTCTCAATCTGCGCCCGGACCTCTATCATGGAGCTCATGCGGGGGTCCCATTTGTCGACGTGGTCACTACCATGCTCGATAGCACCATTCCGCTCACCACCAATGAGTATGATCAATGGGGAAACCCCCAGCACAAGCGTGAGTACGACTACATGAAATCTTATTCTCCTTACGACAACATAAAAACCCAAGCGTATCCTCATGTTTTGATCACTACGGGATTTAATGATCCCCAGGTTCAATACTTTGAGCCGCTCAAGTATGCGGCCAAACTTCGTGAGAACAATACTCAGCGAACATCGATCCTGCTTAAGACGGACATGGACGTGGGGCACTTCGGTTTAACCGGAAGATATGACGTCATGAATGATCAAGCGTTGGAGTTGGGTTATTTTATTTGGCTCGAGGAGCAAAATTCAAAATAACAGGACTTAGAATAATGTCCCTTGGATGGCCGAGCGCTCGATTTTATGGACTTTGTTAAGATAAAACCTTTTGGGAATAGGGCTATCATCGAGCGCCACGAGAAAGTCGCCGTCAGGATTACGGACCAGTCCCAAAGGTTTAATGTCGCGCTCTCGTCCAGGAACATTTCCACTTTTATAAGTGAGTTTCACATCTCTTTTGTGTTTAATGGCCTCGATCAGAATAAGAAAGTTTTGCGAACTGTTCGCTAAATCATCCATAGAATACGACTTCCAATACAATGCTCCATCTTGAAGTTTAAAGACCTCGTCCAGAGACTGAGCGTTGGACTTTTTAAAGCAAAGCAGGGCTAACTCCAAACAGGCTTGGGCATCGTCATGAGCCCGGTGAGCCTGTCCTTTGTGCAAGCCTAAGCTCGTCACTAAAGTTTGCAGACGATGATTAGGTACATCCTTAATCACATTGCGGGAGAGTCGACTACTGCAAATGACCGGGAGTGAGGGGAGGGTGAGGCCGTGATCTTCCATCGCCACCGATAAAAACCCGAGATCAAAGGGCGCATGATGGGCGATCAGAGTTCCGCCTTGTATGAATTTATGAAACTGAGGAATGACCTGATTCATTGGGGGTGCGCTCGCCAGCATCTCATTGGTGATCCCATGGATTTTGATCACTTCCTGAGACATCGGTTCTTTGGTTTTCACTAGGCTTTGAAACGTGTCGATGATTTTACCGTTTTGATACTTTACGGCTCCGATTTCGCACACTTCAGACTCTAAAGGGTACTTCCCAGAAGTTTCGGTATCAAAACCAATAAACACAGTATCATGAAAAAGATCAGGATTAGACATTGGGATATTTTTAGCACAGAATAAGAATGACGTGAAGATAATTAGCACCCTTCTTATTTCCCTTCTAATGGCGACCGAAATCGCACCACTCGCGACGGATGTAAACCCGTTGCAAGTGGTGGGACATAA contains the following coding sequences:
- a CDS encoding S9 family peptidase encodes the protein MQFLKMGGVVLLLWAVACSQVACSQIEKQEQIPEAPVPKAKKIHHTFKEHGDLREDPYFWMKNRESKEVLKYIEEENNYSRSILEKSKYIQSEVAQEIRNRTVENDTSVPYKEGQYYYYTRLEKGKQYPIYCRKKGTLTAEEEIYLDVNSLAAGKKFFSLVHLGVSPNGETLAFATDEAGRRFYTLKFKNLKTGEMLKDQIKNVSEQWEWANDNKTGFYIQQNPTTLRSEKVYRYSLTQGKSTPVYHEKDETFEMTLEKSLNHKTIFIHGGNYDETESQYVFADKPGAHFKTFHKRENFHDYQVTDGGDGFYILTNWKAKNFRIMVSKTAATPKNEWREVIPHRSDVYIESLWAHKDYLVLSVRYRGLLTFEVYNKKTKKNFRFEHKPIGAFTVLVDPVTEFDSREVRFVASSLIQPEATSEFNVDSQTVKLLKKDEIPNYEPELYATERLWAKASDGTPIPVTVSYRKSHFRSGTNPLYVYAYGSYGLSSDPEFLIPEVSLLDRGFVYAIAHVRGGMEMGRDWYDNGRMMKKKNTFTDFVEATEHLVRAGYGRAGHVYMEGRSAGGLLVGAVLNLRPDLYHGAHAGVPFVDVVTTMLDSTIPLTTNEYDQWGNPQHKREYDYMKSYSPYDNIKTQAYPHVLITTGFNDPQVQYFEPLKYAAKLRENNTQRTSILLKTDMDVGHFGLTGRYDVMNDQALELGYFIWLEEQNSK
- a CDS encoding 3'-5' exoribonuclease encodes the protein MSNPDLFHDTVFIGFDTETSGKYPLESEVCEIGAVKYQNGKIIDTFQSLVKTKEPMSQEVIKIHGITNEMLASAPPMNQVIPQFHKFIQGGTLIAHHAPFDLGFLSVAMEDHGLTLPSLPVICSSRLSRNVIKDVPNHRLQTLVTSLGLHKGQAHRAHDDAQACLELALLCFKKSNAQSLDEVFKLQDGALYWKSYSMDDLANSSQNFLILIEAIKHKRDVKLTYKSGNVPGRERDIKPLGLVRNPDGDFLVALDDSPIPKRFYLNKVHKIERSAIQGTLF